A region of Candidatus Leptovillus gracilis DNA encodes the following proteins:
- a CDS encoding amidohydrolase produces MTADLILHNAKIYTVDERRPWAEAAAIANGRFVAVGDNNTIGQLAGPQTKWIDANGRLALPGLTDAHVHFLQVAIRRRQASLFGVADFAAVQRLVAAAAAQTTPGHWLLGWGWDENLWDVAPTAAQLDAIAPDIPIALARMDMHTWWVNSAALRLAGIDATTPDPPESKIERDENGRPTGILREWNAIELVQVHIPEPDMAAMETWLREAIGEAHRLGLTGIHDQRVEREGWQSFRLWQTLRRQNKLKLRVHMNIAADYIGEAAVLGLQPGFGDDTLWIGHAKSFADGTMGSRTASMLAPFEREPDNQGVIVTGADELWQIATQAAAAGFAMSVHAIGDRAVREVIDVLGERQSADAAAGPLLPHRIEHVQLIHPDDLPRLARHNLVASMQPVHLLTDWSTADRVWGGRARYAYAFRALLDEGTPLAFGSDAPVAPLNPMLGIYAALTRQDEQGLPAAGWYPEEKLKLPEIIWAYTMGPAALAGKTAVQGSITPGKWADLILLADDLFTIPPAAVKDARVDMTIFSGEVVFQRK; encoded by the coding sequence ATGACTGCGGACCTGATTTTACATAACGCGAAGATTTACACAGTGGATGAAAGACGGCCGTGGGCCGAAGCGGCGGCCATCGCCAACGGCCGTTTTGTGGCCGTCGGTGACAACAACACCATCGGTCAACTGGCCGGGCCACAGACAAAATGGATAGACGCCAACGGCCGTCTCGCCCTGCCCGGCCTCACAGACGCCCACGTCCACTTCTTGCAAGTCGCCATCCGGCGGCGGCAGGCCAGCCTGTTTGGCGTGGCCGATTTTGCCGCGGTGCAGCGGTTGGTGGCAGCGGCCGCAGCCCAAACCACGCCCGGCCACTGGCTGCTGGGTTGGGGCTGGGACGAAAACCTGTGGGACGTGGCCCCGACCGCCGCCCAACTGGACGCCATCGCGCCCGACATACCCATCGCCCTGGCGCGCATGGACATGCACACCTGGTGGGTTAATTCGGCCGCGCTGCGCCTGGCAGGCATAGACGCCACCACGCCCGACCCGCCAGAAAGCAAAATCGAACGAGACGAAAACGGCCGTCCCACCGGCATCTTGCGCGAGTGGAACGCCATCGAACTGGTCCAGGTCCACATCCCTGAACCCGACATGGCCGCGATGGAAACCTGGCTGCGCGAAGCCATCGGCGAAGCCCACCGCCTGGGCCTCACCGGCATCCACGACCAGCGCGTCGAGCGCGAAGGCTGGCAGAGCTTCCGCCTGTGGCAAACGCTGCGCCGCCAAAACAAGCTGAAACTGCGCGTTCACATGAACATCGCCGCCGATTATATCGGCGAGGCGGCCGTGTTGGGCTTGCAGCCCGGTTTCGGCGACGATACCTTGTGGATTGGTCACGCCAAGTCGTTTGCCGACGGCACGATGGGGTCGCGCACCGCCTCCATGCTGGCCCCATTTGAGCGCGAGCCAGACAACCAGGGCGTCATCGTCACCGGCGCAGACGAATTGTGGCAGATTGCCACCCAGGCCGCCGCCGCCGGTTTCGCCATGTCGGTCCACGCCATCGGCGACCGGGCCGTGCGCGAGGTGATTGATGTGTTGGGCGAGCGGCAAAGCGCCGACGCCGCCGCCGGGCCACTGCTGCCCCATCGCATCGAACATGTCCAACTGATCCACCCCGACGATTTGCCACGGCTGGCGCGGCACAATCTGGTAGCCTCCATGCAGCCGGTGCATTTGCTCACCGATTGGTCCACCGCCGACCGGGTATGGGGTGGACGCGCCCGCTATGCGTATGCCTTCCGCGCGCTGTTGGACGAGGGCACGCCCCTGGCCTTCGGCTCAGACGCGCCGGTTGCGCCCTTAAACCCAATGTTGGGCATCTACGCCGCCCTGACGCGCCAGGATGAACAGGGTTTACCGGCAGCCGGCTGGTACCCGGAGGAGAAACTGAAGCTGCCGGAAATTATCTGGGCCTACACGATGGGACCGGCGGCGCTGGCCGGCAAAACGGCCGTGCAAGGCTCCATCACCCCCGGCAAATGGGCCGACCTCATCCTGTTGGCCGACGACTTGTTCACCATCCCCCCCGCCGCCGTCAAAGACGCCAGGGTAGACATGACAATTTTTAGCGGCGAGGTTGTATTTCAGAGGAAGTGA
- a CDS encoding type II toxin-antitoxin system RelE/ParE family toxin, which produces MIQSFKGKEAEKVFQRTRSRRLPQDIQQAALRKLRMLNRATDLNDLRVPPANRLEKLRGDRDGLDSIRINDQWRICFEWRDGDAYDVEIVDYH; this is translated from the coding sequence ATGATTCAAAGCTTCAAAGGCAAAGAAGCTGAAAAAGTATTTCAACGTACCCGATCCCGTCGACTGCCACAAGATATTCAACAGGCGGCTTTGCGTAAGCTGCGTATGCTGAATCGGGCCACCGATTTGAACGATTTGCGCGTCCCGCCCGCCAATCGGTTGGAGAAGTTAAGAGGGGATCGGGATGGCTTAGACAGTATTCGCATTAACGATCAGTGGCGAATTTGTTTTGAGTGGCGCGATGGCGATGCTTACGACGTCGAGATCGTGGATTATCATTGA
- a CDS encoding HigA family addiction module antidote protein, producing MNDEKLDPVHPGEVLLEEFLTPMGLSQNRLAVDIRVPPRRINEIVQGKRRITADTALRLAHYFNMSAEFWLGLQMDYDLDMAMDEIGPRIAREVITYAVSTPATAVLHDASETLYPAVATTKVDAEI from the coding sequence ATGAACGACGAAAAATTAGACCCGGTTCATCCTGGTGAAGTGCTGCTGGAAGAGTTTTTGACGCCTATGGGACTGAGCCAAAATCGTCTGGCGGTGGACATTCGTGTACCGCCACGCCGCATCAATGAGATTGTCCAGGGCAAGCGGCGTATCACAGCCGACACTGCCCTGCGACTGGCCCACTACTTCAATATGTCGGCCGAGTTTTGGCTAGGCTTGCAGATGGACTATGACCTGGATATGGCGATGGATGAAATCGGTCCACGCATCGCCAGGGAAGTAATCACATACGCTGTTTCTACACCGGCAACGGCCGTTCTTCACGACGCATCGGAAACGCTTTACCCGGCTGTCGCCACCACCAAGGTGGATGCCGAGATTTAA
- a CDS encoding CBS domain-containing protein: MSLMLLILTHENGDFDAIASQLGAYKLYPHGIPLLPRRVNRNVQQFLTLYWDALPYTRPQDWQKRRVDEVLLVDTQALASVRGLTRKPQVLVIDHHVGQLDRGEQAGWTYQVEAVGATTTLLVERLQASGLALTTEEATLLLLGIYEDTGSLTYDTTTGRDALAAAWLLDQGAQLPVVRRFLNIPLTAVQRELYDRLQTAANWQRIHGQNIVVAAAAAPDDFDDEISSVVHRLRDALTPAGLFALVQLGKDVQLVARSNHDTVDVAQVARALGGGGHSRAAAAMIVGRPLAVVVAELNSLLPQAVEPMVRVIQIMSFGVQTLEPTATVAEAAVLMQRSGHEGYPVVDPQTRQVVGLLTRRGVDRAVSHDLGRFPVTRVMKKGAVTVRPSDSIERVQQLMLDEGWGQIPVVADGGPDNAAGYPIGVVTRTDLLSFLFQPPRDAAEPDVKRLLRDALAPPLWGMVLAVSAAAAELDMPLYFVGGLVRDLLLGHAPTDLDMVVEGDAIALVKKLQARFGGELHTHRRFGTGKWFVTADIWQQVVAVFTPQAEGWTAVSGRPLPDSIDFVTARSEFYKEPTALPQVERGSIKLDLHRRDFTINTLAVRLDGAHLGELLDFYGGRKDLQQGLVRVLHSLSFIDDPTRILRAARYEQRLKFVIEPRTAELLADGLPMLDRVTGDRIRHELELALRERSPADVMARLWAMGVLPHIHPALRWEAATAVAFARVPILLADPVWRAALPDDTPVFLYFALWLLPLPPAEQTVVMSRLRVRKATRDDVAAVVRLLDVVSGLSAAARRSQVAFVLRPFPPRVLLTARIAVTDAAAVGWLEWYVREGRRVETAVSGDDLRQIGLKPGPQFAVILDRLLAARLDGEVCDEAGERALLAAILPDLAPDG; encoded by the coding sequence ATGAGCCTTATGCTGCTCATCCTCACCCACGAAAACGGCGATTTTGACGCCATCGCTTCTCAATTGGGAGCCTACAAGTTGTATCCGCACGGCATCCCGCTGCTGCCCCGTCGGGTAAACCGCAACGTGCAGCAGTTCCTGACATTGTATTGGGACGCGCTGCCCTACACCCGGCCGCAAGATTGGCAAAAACGGCGCGTAGATGAGGTGCTGTTGGTGGATACCCAGGCGCTCGCCAGCGTGCGTGGCCTGACACGGAAGCCGCAGGTATTGGTGATTGATCACCACGTCGGCCAGTTAGACCGGGGCGAGCAGGCGGGCTGGACGTATCAGGTGGAGGCGGTGGGCGCGACCACAACGCTGCTGGTGGAACGCTTGCAGGCTTCCGGGCTGGCGCTGACGACCGAGGAAGCTACTTTGCTGCTCCTGGGCATTTACGAGGACACCGGCTCGTTGACTTATGATACAACAACCGGTCGAGACGCTTTGGCGGCCGCCTGGCTGCTGGATCAGGGGGCGCAGCTGCCGGTGGTGCGGCGCTTTTTGAACATTCCGCTGACGGCCGTGCAGCGAGAACTCTACGACCGCCTCCAGACTGCCGCTAACTGGCAGCGCATTCACGGCCAAAACATCGTCGTGGCCGCTGCCGCCGCTCCAGATGATTTTGACGACGAAATCTCCTCTGTTGTCCACCGGCTGCGCGATGCGCTGACGCCGGCCGGGCTGTTTGCCCTGGTACAGTTAGGCAAAGATGTGCAGTTGGTAGCCCGCAGCAACCACGACACCGTAGACGTGGCTCAGGTGGCGCGGGCGTTGGGCGGCGGCGGCCACAGCCGGGCGGCCGCCGCGATGATTGTCGGACGGCCGTTGGCGGTGGTGGTGGCCGAGTTAAACAGCTTGCTGCCCCAGGCCGTCGAGCCAATGGTCCGCGTCATCCAAATCATGTCTTTTGGGGTGCAAACCCTGGAACCGACGGCGACCGTGGCCGAAGCGGCCGTTTTGATGCAGCGTTCGGGCCACGAAGGCTACCCGGTGGTAGACCCGCAGACGCGCCAGGTGGTAGGGCTGCTCACCCGGCGCGGCGTAGACCGCGCTGTCAGCCATGATCTGGGCCGCTTCCCGGTGACGCGGGTGATGAAAAAGGGGGCGGTGACGGTACGGCCGTCGGATTCGATTGAGCGCGTGCAGCAGTTGATGCTGGACGAAGGTTGGGGGCAGATTCCGGTGGTCGCCGACGGCGGCCCGGACAATGCTGCGGGCTACCCCATCGGCGTCGTCACCCGCACCGATCTGCTCAGTTTCCTCTTCCAGCCGCCGCGTGACGCTGCCGAGCCGGACGTGAAACGGCTGCTGCGCGACGCGCTGGCGCCGCCGCTGTGGGGCATGGTGCTGGCCGTCAGCGCCGCCGCCGCCGAGTTGGATATGCCGCTTTATTTTGTCGGCGGGCTGGTGCGCGACCTGCTGCTGGGCCATGCGCCCACCGACTTGGACATGGTGGTAGAAGGGGACGCCATCGCCCTGGTGAAAAAATTACAGGCGCGCTTCGGCGGCGAACTTCATACCCACCGCCGTTTTGGAACCGGCAAATGGTTTGTCACCGCGGACATTTGGCAGCAAGTGGTGGCCGTTTTTACGCCGCAAGCAGAGGGTTGGACGGCCGTGTCTGGCCGGCCGCTGCCCGATTCGATTGATTTTGTCACGGCGCGCAGCGAATTTTACAAGGAACCGACGGCGCTGCCGCAGGTGGAACGTGGCTCCATCAAGCTGGATTTACACCGGCGCGACTTCACCATCAATACCCTGGCCGTGCGGCTGGATGGGGCGCATTTGGGTGAATTGTTGGATTTTTACGGCGGGCGCAAAGATTTGCAGCAGGGGTTGGTGCGCGTGCTGCACAGCCTCAGCTTTATTGATGACCCGACGCGCATTCTGCGCGCCGCACGCTACGAGCAGCGGCTGAAATTTGTCATCGAGCCGCGCACGGCCGAACTGCTGGCCGATGGCCTACCGATGCTGGACCGAGTGACCGGCGACCGCATCCGCCATGAGTTGGAACTGGCGCTGCGCGAACGCTCTCCGGCGGACGTGATGGCCCGCTTGTGGGCGATGGGGGTGCTGCCCCACATTCATCCGGCGCTGCGTTGGGAGGCGGCAACGGCCGTTGCCTTTGCCCGCGTCCCCATCCTCCTGGCCGACCCGGTCTGGCGGGCGGCTTTGCCGGATGATACGCCGGTCTTTTTGTATTTTGCGCTGTGGCTGCTGCCGCTGCCGCCAGCCGAACAGACGGTGGTGATGAGCCGCCTGCGGGTGCGCAAAGCCACACGGGACGATGTGGCCGCGGTGGTCCGTTTGCTGGATGTGGTGTCCGGTTTGTCGGCGGCGGCGCGACGCAGCCAGGTGGCCTTTGTCTTACGGCCGTTCCCTCCCCGCGTGCTGCTGACGGCCAGAATCGCCGTAACCGATGCGGCCGCAGTTGGCTGGTTGGAGTGGTATGTGCGTGAGGGGCGGCGGGTGGAAACGGCCGTTTCGGGCGACGATTTGCGCCAGATAGGGCTGAAGCCAGGGCCGCAGTTTGCCGTCATCCTAGACCGGCTGTTGGCGGCGCGGCTAGACGGTGAAGTTTGTGATGAAGCAGGGGAACGGGCGCTGCTGGCGGCCATCCTGCCGGATTTAGCGCCAGATGGATAA
- a CDS encoding cation:proton antiporter — MNHFSLPIEDPVLIFAVVLFIILLAPMIMKRLRIPGLIGLIMAGVIVGPNGLNLLLRDASIVLFGTVGLLYIMFLAGLEIDLNDFQKNRNRSLVFGAFTFLIPQTVGTLVGHYVLGFGWPSSILLASMFASHTLLAYPIASRLGIAGNEAVTVTVGGTMITDTLALLVLAVIAGSTNGELNSVFWLRLGIAFAVFMVIVLVLVPKISSWFFRNGQGDGGSQYIFVLAMVFASAFLAELAGVEAIIGAFLAGLALNRLVPHTSPLMNRIEFVGNTLFIPFFLISVGMLVDLRVLFQGTEALQVALVMIVVATGSKFAAAWATQKVFGYSRDERQVMFGLSNAQAAATLAAVLVGFNLGLLNENVLNGTILMILVTCFISSFVVESAGRRLAITESERRPDLSEVPERILVPIAHPATIEQLLDVAIMIKNPQSPEPIFPLMVVRDDANAREQVATNLKILDKAITHASATETAVQVVSRVDLNIAAGIARAITELMITEVVIGWNGQISARQRVLGGVLDHLLALSRQMVLVCKLVHSLNITQKIVVLIPEYAERETGFIRWVRMVRNLSRQIGAGIEFWGSSTTLQHVTAVLDSSKPAVDATYHHFEDWDNCLVILQEVSDDDLLLVISARGSTLSHHKYHDAIPQKLATEHQSASFIIIYPEQNAIDPATGQRPQGQNLEYMTA, encoded by the coding sequence ATGAACCATTTCTCGTTACCCATTGAAGACCCAGTTCTGATTTTTGCTGTTGTTCTATTTATCATCCTGCTGGCCCCCATGATCATGAAACGGCTGCGCATCCCCGGCCTGATCGGCCTGATTATGGCCGGTGTTATTGTGGGACCCAACGGCCTGAACTTGCTGCTGCGCGACGCCAGTATTGTGCTGTTTGGCACGGTTGGGCTGCTCTACATCATGTTCCTGGCCGGGTTGGAAATTGACCTGAACGATTTTCAAAAGAACCGCAATCGCAGTCTGGTTTTTGGCGCGTTCACCTTCTTGATCCCCCAAACGGTCGGCACGTTGGTTGGTCATTATGTGTTAGGCTTTGGCTGGCCGTCGTCCATTTTGTTAGCCAGCATGTTTGCTTCGCACACGCTGCTGGCTTATCCCATTGCCAGCCGCCTGGGCATTGCCGGCAACGAGGCTGTCACCGTCACCGTCGGCGGCACCATGATTACCGATACACTGGCGTTGTTGGTGTTGGCGGTGATTGCCGGCTCGACCAATGGCGAATTAAACAGCGTCTTTTGGCTGCGGCTGGGCATCGCCTTCGCCGTGTTCATGGTGATTGTGCTGGTCCTGGTTCCTAAAATCAGCAGTTGGTTTTTCCGCAATGGGCAGGGGGATGGCGGTTCGCAGTACATTTTTGTCCTGGCGATGGTGTTTGCCTCCGCTTTTTTGGCGGAACTGGCCGGCGTAGAGGCTATTATTGGCGCGTTTCTGGCCGGGTTGGCTCTAAACCGTTTGGTTCCGCACACGTCGCCGCTGATGAACCGGATTGAATTTGTGGGCAACACCTTGTTCATCCCGTTCTTTTTAATCAGCGTAGGGATGCTGGTGGATTTGCGCGTGTTGTTTCAGGGCACAGAAGCGCTGCAAGTGGCCCTGGTGATGATTGTGGTAGCGACGGGCAGCAAATTTGCCGCCGCCTGGGCGACGCAGAAGGTGTTTGGTTATTCGCGTGACGAGCGCCAAGTGATGTTTGGCCTGAGTAATGCACAGGCGGCGGCCACGCTGGCGGCCGTTTTGGTCGGTTTTAACCTGGGGCTGCTCAACGAGAACGTGCTGAACGGCACGATCCTGATGATTTTGGTCACCTGCTTTATCAGCTCGTTTGTGGTGGAATCGGCCGGGCGGCGGTTGGCGATTACTGAAAGCGAGCGCCGACCTGACCTGAGTGAAGTGCCGGAGCGTATCCTGGTTCCCATTGCTCACCCGGCAACCATTGAACAACTGCTAGACGTGGCCATCATGATTAAAAACCCGCAGTCGCCGGAGCCAATTTTTCCGCTGATGGTGGTGCGGGATGATGCCAATGCGCGGGAGCAGGTGGCGACCAATCTTAAAATTTTGGACAAGGCAATCACCCATGCGTCAGCGACGGAAACGGCCGTGCAGGTTGTCTCCCGCGTGGACCTGAACATAGCCGCCGGTATCGCCCGCGCCATCACCGAATTGATGATTACCGAAGTGGTCATCGGCTGGAATGGGCAGATTTCGGCGCGTCAACGGGTGTTGGGTGGCGTGTTAGACCATCTGCTTGCTTTGTCGCGCCAGATGGTGTTGGTCTGCAAGCTGGTCCACTCGTTGAATATCACCCAGAAAATTGTGGTCCTGATCCCAGAATATGCGGAACGCGAAACCGGCTTTATCCGCTGGGTACGCATGGTCAGGAACCTGTCGCGGCAAATTGGCGCTGGCATTGAATTTTGGGGTTCGTCCACGACGCTGCAACATGTGACGGCCGTTTTGGACTCCAGTAAACCGGCCGTAGACGCAACTTACCACCATTTTGAAGATTGGGACAACTGTTTGGTCATTCTACAAGAAGTATCGGATGACGATCTGCTGCTGGTGATCAGCGCCCGCGGCAGCACGTTGTCCCATCACAAATACCACGATGCTATCCCCCAAAAATTAGCCACCGAGCATCAATCGGCCAGCTTTATCATCATCTATCCAGAGCAAAACGCCATTGACCCCGCCACCGGCCAACGGCCGCAAGGGCAAAACCTGGAGTATATGACGGCTTGA
- a CDS encoding transposase, whose translation MVPLVEFPRLVDHYAPHFSSVFSADAFIQFKRYISGLIVSENKTVEGINRLFVHESRNQSSLNRLLTESPFSLDELNRCRLAVMSSLPGTALKKDGVLSFDDTLLTHYGHHFDKIAILYDHVQKCWVWAHNLVTLHYSDDQTDYPIFFGLWQPADLVKIEAGLRAANIKLKESKLELKESDPTKWRQYLLGVWRRNVKKPGVADLYDSKLRMAEQQCQQWLAQFPDFKPPIAFDSWYTQPSFCRFLDEKGFAYVGALGESGEVALATGRERLDKFAQRLKAEHLAAIKAGQTPAFQTTTITFKGTTETYYTYCRTHRLHNFGKVRLVISYRRADLSDNPVFLISNRLHWQAKGMTRIYRHRWPVEVYHEEGKAEGLDQYQLRNFAAIERHIALVAVVYSLLRAAQQDTDLQQTLQRELELDLDGSVPFWRRATQAQSLWSLALFITAGLAQGNLCKKS comes from the coding sequence ATGGTTCCCCTGGTTGAATTTCCACGATTGGTTGATCACTATGCACCACATTTCAGTTCGGTCTTTTCGGCCGATGCCTTCATCCAGTTCAAGCGGTACATCAGCGGTTTGATTGTTTCCGAAAACAAAACTGTTGAGGGAATCAACCGATTGTTTGTCCATGAAAGCCGTAACCAAAGCTCGCTCAACCGTCTACTAACGGAAAGCCCTTTTTCGCTCGACGAACTCAATCGTTGTCGCTTAGCTGTCATGAGCAGCCTACCGGGTACAGCCTTGAAAAAAGACGGGGTGTTGAGTTTTGACGATACGTTACTCACCCACTATGGACACCACTTTGACAAGATCGCCATCTTGTATGACCATGTGCAAAAGTGTTGGGTCTGGGCGCACAACCTGGTGACGTTGCATTACAGCGATGACCAAACTGACTACCCTATATTCTTTGGGCTGTGGCAACCGGCTGACCTGGTCAAGATTGAAGCAGGGTTACGCGCAGCGAACATCAAGTTGAAGGAAAGCAAGCTGGAGCTGAAAGAAAGCGATCCAACCAAGTGGCGTCAGTATTTGCTAGGCGTGTGGCGACGAAATGTCAAAAAACCGGGCGTAGCTGACCTGTATGACAGCAAGTTGCGCATGGCTGAGCAGCAGTGCCAGCAATGGCTGGCACAGTTCCCTGACTTCAAGCCGCCTATCGCTTTTGATAGTTGGTACACACAACCCAGCTTCTGCCGCTTTCTTGATGAGAAAGGCTTTGCTTATGTGGGCGCCTTGGGCGAGAGCGGTGAAGTGGCGCTGGCAACAGGTCGGGAACGATTAGACAAGTTTGCCCAGCGCCTCAAGGCGGAACATCTTGCGGCCATAAAAGCCGGTCAAACTCCTGCGTTTCAAACGACGACCATCACCTTTAAGGGAACAACCGAGACTTACTATACCTACTGCCGTACGCATCGGCTGCACAACTTTGGTAAAGTCCGTCTCGTCATCAGCTATCGTCGGGCTGACCTATCCGACAATCCAGTATTTCTCATCAGCAACCGCTTGCACTGGCAGGCCAAAGGCATGACGCGCATTTATCGCCATCGTTGGCCCGTTGAAGTGTATCATGAAGAAGGTAAAGCCGAAGGGCTGGACCAGTATCAGCTACGGAATTTCGCGGCTATTGAACGACATATCGCCCTGGTCGCCGTGGTGTACAGCTTACTGCGTGCCGCTCAACAGGATACAGACCTGCAACAGACGCTTCAACGTGAACTCGAGCTAGACCTCGACGGCAGCGTTCCTTTTTGGCGACGAGCAACTCAAGCCCAAAGTCTGTGGAGCCTCGCTTTGTTTATTACGGCGGGGCTGGCTCAGGGCAATCTTTGCAAGAAATCATGA
- a CDS encoding DUF433 domain-containing protein — protein MNWQDYITIDPDVLGGKPVIKGTRLSVDFILGLLAQGWTESEILRNYPGINALDIRACLSYASETLRLEKVYPLVLA, from the coding sequence ATGAATTGGCAAGACTATATTACGATTGATCCAGACGTATTGGGTGGCAAACCGGTTATCAAAGGAACGCGCTTATCGGTTGACTTCATCCTGGGCTTGCTGGCGCAAGGTTGGACGGAAAGCGAAATCCTGCGTAATTACCCTGGAATCAACGCACTTGATATTCGTGCCTGTCTTTCCTATGCCAGCGAAACGCTGCGTCTTGAAAAAGTATATCCCCTGGTTCTTGCCTGA
- a CDS encoding DUF5615 family PIN-like protein, producing MRLLADENFPGDAIIALHRAGYDVLWMRTAAPGSSDPQVMAQAQTEDRILRHGLFQSICALQI from the coding sequence CTGCGTTTGTTAGCAGACGAGAACTTTCCTGGGGATGCCATTATTGCTTTGCATCGGGCTGGGTACGACGTTCTCTGGATGCGCACCGCAGCGCCGGGCAGCAGTGACCCTCAAGTAATGGCTCAGGCCCAGACAGAAGATCGTATTTTGCGACATGGTTTATTTCAGTCAATTTGTGCTTTACAAATTTAG